A segment of the Desulfuromonadaceae bacterium genome:
GCCGACCGCCAACAGACCGGTCGGCTCGGCATGCTCGGGGGGTGGAAAGCTCAGTTGATGAGAAAGACGATAGACCGGCACCGATTAATGACGGACCGGGGGGGTTATGCGGAATTGCAGCTTGGCATTACGCAAACCGATATTGACCTTGCCACCCTTGCGCAGCTTGCCGAAGAGCAGCTCGTTGACCAGCGCATCGGCGATTTCGCTTTCGATCAGCCGCGCCAGCGGACGTGCGCCGAAGACCGGATCGTAGCCGCGCCGGGCCAGAGCGGTTCGCGCCGCAGCCGAGAGGGTCAGGGAGACCTTGCGTTCGCCAAGCCGTTCACACAATTCGCGAACAAATTTCTCGACAACCTTCTCCATCACCCCCTGATCAAGATGCTTGAAGGAGATGATGTCGTCGAGGCGGTTGCGGAATTCGGGGGAAAACATCTTTTCCACTTCGCGGTTGGCATTACCCAACGCGATATCGCCGAAGCCGATTGGCGTGGCACTCATTTCCCGCGCACCGACATTGCTGGTCATGATCAACACGACATTACGAAAATCAGCTTGCTTGCCGTTGTTGTCGGTCAGGGTGCCGTGATCCATAATCTGCAACAGGATATTGAACAGATCAGGGTGAGCCTTTTCAATCTCGTCAAGGAGCAACACCGCGTAGGGCGATTTAACGACCGCGTCAGTCAGCAAACCGCCCTGGTCGAAACCAACATAACCAGGGGGCGCGCCGATCAGCCGCGCAACAGAGTGTTTTTCCATGTATTCACTCATGTCGAAGCGAATAAACTCCACCCCGAGCTGACGCGCCAGTTGACGGGCCGCTTCGGTCTTGCCAACACCGGTCGGACCGGTAAAGAGGAATGAACCAACTGGCCGTTCCGGATGACCGAGACCGGCCCGTCCGCGCAGTACCGACCGCGCCAACGCTTCCAGCGCAACATCCTGGCCGAAAACCTGGCGCTTTAAGTCACGATCCAGATACTTCAGTCGGCGGCGATCGGTCAGCGAGACCGTACGTTCCGGAATCCGTGCCATGCCGGCAACGACAGCTTCGATTTCGGCCACGCCAATCGTTCCACTGCCACCGCTGAGCCGAAACGCCGCACCCGCTTCATCGATCACATCGATGGCTTTGTCCGGCAGATAACGGTAGTTGATGTGCCGTGACGACAGCTCAGCCGCTGCCCGCAGCGCGGCATCGCTGTAGGTGGCCCCGTGATGCTCGGCGTACTGCGAGCGCAAGCCTTTAAGAATCGCAACCGTCTCTTCCACCGAAGGTTCCGGCACATCGATCTTCTGGAAACGTCTGGATAAGGCGCGATCTTTTTCGAACAAATTTTTGTATTCTTCGTACGTCGTGGAACCGATACAGCGCAACTCGCCGTCGGCGAGCAGCGGTTTGAGAATATTGGAGGCATCCAGGGAGCCACCGCTGGTCGCTCCGGCACCGATGATCGTATGAATCTCGTCAATGAAGAGAATCGCACCTTCCTGTTTACGCAGTGCGTTGACCACCGCCTTGAGTCGTTCCTCGAAATCACCGCGAAATTTTGTTCCGGCCAGCAGCGCACCGAGATCGAGGGCGTAGATATCGCGTTCCAGCAACAGATCAGGGGCGTCCCCCGCCTGGATCATCAGCGCCAGCCCTTCGGCCAGAGCGGTCTTTCCCACCCCCGGATCGCCGACAAAGATCGGGTTGTTCTTGCGCCGTCGACAGAGCACCTGGGCGGTACGTTGCAATTCGCGGGTGCGCCCGATCAACGGGTCGATCTTGCCCGCCCTGGCCCGTGCCACCAGGTTGACGGTAAATGCCGCCAGCGGATCGCGTTTCGCCCCACCCTTGCCCCCTTCCGGGGCAGGCCCGGATTCTCCCGGAGGAGCTGCGCTCCCCGGTGCCTCCACCGCGCCGGTCGAAGCTTTCGACACCCGATGAGAAATGTAGTCAAGGACATCCAGCCGGGTAATCCCCTGCTGGAGCAAAAACCATGCGGCGTGGGAGTTCTTTTCTTCCATGATCGCTGCCAGCACATCACCAAGTCCGACCTCATGCTGACCGGCGGAGTTCATGTGCAGAATGGTGCGTTGCAGAATCCGCTGCAGAGCGATAGTCTGGTCCGGGATCTCGACCTCATCCTCGTGTTCGGGAAAGGCTTCCAGCTGGGTGGTAAGAAACTCGTCGAGGAGCGTTCGCAACGACTCAACTTCACCACCGCAGCCGCGAATGATCTCCTGCCCGCTCTCTTCAAAAAGGATGGCATAAAGCACATGTTCAGCGGTCAGATATTCGTGATGACGCCGCTGAGCTTCACGCACCGCAAGAGAAAAAGCAATCTGCACTGACTGGCTGAACATTTCCGACATCGACTAGACCTCTTCGAGACTGCACCGCAAAGGATAACCTTCGGTGCGCGCCAGAGCATGGACCTTGGCGACCTTGGTTTCAGCCACTGCGTAAGGATAATGTCCGCAGACCCCCGCCCCCTTGACATGAACATGCAACATGATCCGGTTAGCCTCGGTGGGTGACTTGCGAAAAACGGTCTCCAGCACCGTA
Coding sequences within it:
- the clpA gene encoding ATP-dependent Clp protease ATP-binding subunit ClpA, with amino-acid sequence MFSQSVQIAFSLAVREAQRRHHEYLTAEHVLYAILFEESGQEIIRGCGGEVESLRTLLDEFLTTQLEAFPEHEDEVEIPDQTIALQRILQRTILHMNSAGQHEVGLGDVLAAIMEEKNSHAAWFLLQQGITRLDVLDYISHRVSKASTGAVEAPGSAAPPGESGPAPEGGKGGAKRDPLAAFTVNLVARARAGKIDPLIGRTRELQRTAQVLCRRRKNNPIFVGDPGVGKTALAEGLALMIQAGDAPDLLLERDIYALDLGALLAGTKFRGDFEERLKAVVNALRKQEGAILFIDEIHTIIGAGATSGGSLDASNILKPLLADGELRCIGSTTYEEYKNLFEKDRALSRRFQKIDVPEPSVEETVAILKGLRSQYAEHHGATYSDAALRAAAELSSRHINYRYLPDKAIDVIDEAGAAFRLSGGSGTIGVAEIEAVVAGMARIPERTVSLTDRRRLKYLDRDLKRQVFGQDVALEALARSVLRGRAGLGHPERPVGSFLFTGPTGVGKTEAARQLARQLGVEFIRFDMSEYMEKHSVARLIGAPPGYVGFDQGGLLTDAVVKSPYAVLLLDEIEKAHPDLFNILLQIMDHGTLTDNNGKQADFRNVVLIMTSNVGAREMSATPIGFGDIALGNANREVEKMFSPEFRNRLDDIISFKHLDQGVMEKVVEKFVRELCERLGERKVSLTLSAAARTALARRGYDPVFGARPLARLIESEIADALVNELLFGKLRKGGKVNIGLRNAKLQFRITPPVRH
- a CDS encoding ATP-dependent Clp protease adaptor ClpS, which codes for MEFVVTVLETVFRKSPTEANRIMLHVHVKGAGVCGHYPYAVAETKVAKVHALARTEGYPLRCSLEEV